The sequence AAGAGCCTCAATGCATAATGCATAAAACAGATTACAATGAATCAGACAGAGTGGAGCAGGAGAGACATTCAGTCAATAGAGTAAAAAAAGAAAGACATCTTTGGATGAGACTACAATGGATGAACTCACCACGGAGGGAGATATGGATTATAGATAAGGGTTTACGGGTGGTGGGATGCAGAGAACGCTACGTCTGACCCTCACACAGAATTTTCTTTGTCATTCAGCAGCTCAACTGTAGGTGAATTGTATGACTAACTGTCAGTTCCAAGCCTTCAGCCATCCAGAGCTGGCTCTTGATCTATACCCAGACCCCAGAGTAACTCAAATACTGGACCCTATTGCCATATACTGCACTTAGACTATTGGACTCAAGACTTCATACGGCACCAGACTCAAAAGCTCAACCTCTGTAAATAATCTTGTAACTAATACAACTAAATGGGACTTTTTTTGTAAATAATTGATGGAATCTTAAACTATGCTTTGCCTGTCGTTTATGTAGTGCTCACTAGTTGTTTGAAATAATCTGCTAAAATAAATGGTTAATGCATGAGAGATTGTACTATTTTAATAAATAATTCCATATCGTTTTCTGACTGTATGCATACTGTGGTCATGTTATAGGTACTCACTGTGGAATATCAAATTAAATGTTTGCATCAGTTTGAATTAGGGATCCGCAGTCATCATTTTCAAAGAAAAGGGAGATATGCAGCACATTGCTGCCACCTGCTGTTTTGAAATAGAAAAATAGTTACAAAATTGCCATTTGAAGATGTGGACCTGAGATGAATTGTTTTGATGTTATTGATGAAACAATCCATCACTAGTGCACACTTATTACAGCCAACATTTTCAACATCATACTGCATGTACAGTCGATTCATGTCAAACTACCACAAAGGTGTTTGAGAATATTGTGCTATGTAACTTCTATTTCCCCATTAACAGTTTTTCTCAATCGCTTTGGCTCATTTTTTGAAACCGTCTTAACATTCTCTAAACTGTAAGTGCAATTGTCACAACTGTTTTATGGGACGTCACAACTCTATTGCATGTCTGCAAAATGTAGTAATGCCACCAAAATGCCACCAAAATGAAGAAAAATGTTGTCATCGTGTGAGCCGTACTGGTCAAAATGTTTAGATGTTTTTTCACCATGACAGTCTACCCTGGAAATGTTTGTTATATACACGTTTCAGTTTTGCTCTACTTTTTTTGTAGACACTGACTGCTTACTGTAATACACAATAATGTCAGTTTTGTCTAGCTGAATGCTATTGTGTATCACACTGAGCTTTTTAGATACCGATTTCAACAGTAGAAAAAAGTTTACTGGGAAAGGTCAATACTGTACAATATTGTAGTACAGAGAAAAAGGATATGCACATTTGTATGTATACAGTACATTTATTTTTGTAGCAATGTGTTACATGTAAACCGAAAATTCCCATTTGCATGTCCATTTTTACATATTTCTGACATGTAAAGTCATACATAGTGAACAGAAAATTTGACACAAAATGATATccgtgcaacaaaaaaaatgtaaaatccgCAACAACAATGAAAAAACCTGCGGtagtttctgtaaaaaaaaaaaaaacaattgtacCTCCTCACAGTACGTAACACTACAAGTTCCCATCTTCTTGGTGGACATCCTGTCACTCTTGTTGGTCTGGCAGGTAATTTTccaatttagcagacatcacaaaCATTCCATGTCATAGATATTTATGGAATATACTCGTATGTCTGACAGATTTTGATAATTCAATGGATCATTTTGCACGTGACGGCTCACACGATGAAAGAATGGTTAGAAGTTGTGAAGAGTATGACAGTTTCACTGAGAATCAACTCGTCAGTTTTGATCAGCCACGTGCATGTAGTTATTGTGCAAACTGTAGACAATTGTACTTACTCTTTTGCACACGTGCCAAAACACGTGCAATTTGCTTAAATGAAAAGGAAATTCAAATCTGGTGTGAACAAGAAACTAATTGTTCAGAGATTTGAAATTATTGTTTTGAAAAAAATAATTGTCGTTCGAGAATTGAGCCAAAgcgattgagaaaaactgtaactgAATTGTGAATATGTCCGTTTTTTATCGTTTGTGCTTAAATTGCCAAAATATTGCCTAGATTGACTGTAAACTTAAATGGAAATAAACTGAATAGAACATAAAGTATAGTTTGTATTATGAAAAACATGGAAGATTGTGTGGGGTTGTAATCATTTTAGGATGATGTTGGCCTGAGTCCTCTTTGTGTATCATCATCTTATGAAGATACATAAAGAGCATCCTACATACTTACAGTTTTAGTCAATAGGCTAATATTAGAATTAAAGGCTGCTCCAGGAATGTTTAGGAGATAGGAATGTGTTACTCATTTCAGACAGGTTAAGAAAGTCCCTTCATTTCCAATGCATTGGAAAATGTATATCAGAGGATATTTCAATGGTCTTTACTCTGTTTTTTGGGAGGGGTGGGAGGAGTGCCCTGACTCAGGCCAACGTCCTCAGATACATTTGCCTCTGATGTACCCCCCACGACGACACTGGATCCTAGCCACTGTATGACATACTGGTGATGAAGAAGGTGTTCTACCCAACATAGAACGATGCAGCTTGATTCATTCAGTGCTACCAATTTAACCTGTAACTAAAATTGAAAAGTACATGTGTTACTGTTTTCTCTGTTGAACAAGTATGATATCTGTATTGCTTATGTATCTGAAAGATAAACAAGTCTTACTATgtacagggttgggtaggttactttctaaatgtaatccgttacaatTACTAGTTACTggtccaaaattgtaatcggtAATATAACTTTGGGATTACCCAACCTCAGTAACATAAtcagattactttccccttaagaggcattaaaataagacaaaaaaggatccatcaaattAATTTGCTATATCATTATAGTGGTTTCTGACTTGTGCCCAGACTCGCTCAGATGGAGCAACcttaaacttgcaccttttttcaTTGCTGAAATCATTgttattgagaaaacagaaaggtgtcatcaATTATTTTTATTGCAAACATCCTTTCTAAATTCAGTTGTAATCCAAGAAGCAataatctagtttttcaaaagtatctgtaatctgattacattatTTTAGCTGGTAATGTAATTCATTAAAGTTGCAGTTTTTTTAATATTCAGATTACATGtgaatcagttactccccaaccctgatatGTATTTCACTGCCTTTCTGAACATATACATTTTGATTTGCGTTGGCCTGAGCTTTGACCCGCATGTGGGAAGCAAGAGGGAAGAATTTAGTAAAGTGTTTGTCAGTAGCCTCACAATGTCCAGCGTCTCTCTCATTATCACAGCGTGTCTGTAAATGTTTACAGAATCTTCATTAACTTCAAGCCCTCTAACGATAACAAAGCCTAAAACAAGACATCAATGGTCGAGATAAGAATGGCCGTGCTACTATTTTGGTTGACATGAGGCTACTGTTTACTCTAGAGCATGGGAGCGGACCCCCAGAACTATAGCCCTAGCGTAGAAGAAACTCAATTTCAACAGATTGTCACCCAAAGTCAGTTTTAAATACATAGTGGGAACTGGGAAAGTAAAGCGTGTCGATTGGGAAGGATCTGATCTGAAGATGCAGTGCTCAAGGCGTTTCTTCTTCCAGATGTGTCTGAGTTTGCTGGTGTCCACGGGCTCCTGTCGGTGCAAACCACTGAACGATGTCCTCCAAAGGGAAGATCGCGGGGGCTTCTCTGAGACTTCCGAGCGGGACCTGGTCGAAGAGGAGGACAGGTTACACAGCTTTCTGGGAACCATGAAGGAAGAGTTTCTGAGGAAACTCAATTTATCCGATGTCCCACATGAGCAAAGCAAGGTATACCCGCCGCCGTTCATGATTGAACTGTACAACAAGTATGCCTCCGACTCGTCCTCGATGCCTCGTTCTGATGTCATTCGCAGCTTCACCGTTCAAGGTATGTACATAGGCAAGTCAAACATGAATTTGGGGGATTTTATCAATGATCACAACATTTTCATACATAGACACTGTATTATGTATGCTTAATAAGCCTGTGTgcctctaaggcttttgatacaaaTAAGTGATATCAAATATGAAACTATGCATGCCTTTTGCCTACTTTTGCAGACGTCAGTCACTCTGAAAGAAATGGCACCAAGTCAAAACACAGACTTCTGTTCAATGTAACTGTCCCAAATCACGAAGAGGTCACCATGGCGGAACTCAGGCTGTTCACCCTGCTGGATAATAGGACAACCTCAACCTCTACCAATGGGATCGTGGCTTCCATAAAGGTCTATGAAGTGGAGTATAAAGGAAACAAGGCCATTGCCCACCTTGTGGATGGGAAAGAGGTCATTGGTACCCATCACTCTTGGGAAACTTTTGATGTGACCACTGCCATCCAGAGTTGGGTCAAGTCGGACCGCGGGGCCAGTGAGTTTGAAGTGGTGGTCGACAGGTGGGACTGTGGGCCTTTCAAAGGTGGAGGTTTGGACGTGAGCgtgggggtgggtgggagggataACACGGCAGCTGCTTTGATCGTCTTCTCTGATGACCTGGGGAGCAGGAAGAGAGAGGCCAAGAAGGAGCTGAGGGAGATGATAGTTCATGAGGAAGAGACACTCTTCTCAGGGAGCGACTGGCAAGGGAGCGACTACAATGAGATCCCCTTGGACTTACACCCCAGGCGGAAGAGGCAGGCGGACACCAACTACTGCCGACGGACCTCCATGCGAGTCAACTTCAAAGATATCGGCTGGGACCAGTGGATCGTAGCGCCCCCTGAGTATGACGCCTTTGAGTGTAGAGGGGTGTGTTACTACCCCCTGACTGACGACATGACCCCTTCCAAACACGCTCTCATCCAAACCCTGGTCAATCTCAAGAACCCCAAAAAAGCCAACATGGCGTGTTGCGTTCCCACAAAACTGGACCCCATCACGGTCATGTACCAGGAGAATGGTGTCATCACTATACGACACCCGTACGAGGAGATGAAGGTGGCAGAGTGTGGATGTAGGTAGTGAGTGGTAACAGCCATGGTGGTCCCCTTTAACCCTTACTGTAAATCTGTACAGTTCTGTTGTAAGGATGCATTTT is a genomic window of Salmo trutta chromosome 10, fSalTru1.1, whole genome shotgun sequence containing:
- the LOC115201111 gene encoding growth/differentiation factor 2-like, with the protein product MQCSRRFFFQMCLSLLVSTGSCRCKPLNDVLQREDRGGFSETSERDLVEEEDRLHSFLGTMKEEFLRKLNLSDVPHEQSKVYPPPFMIELYNKYASDSSSMPRSDVIRSFTVQDVSHSERNGTKSKHRLLFNVTVPNHEEVTMAELRLFTLLDNRTTSTSTNGIVASIKVYEVEYKGNKAIAHLVDGKEVIGTHHSWETFDVTTAIQSWVKSDRGASEFEVVVDRWDCGPFKGGGLDVSVGVGGRDNTAAALIVFSDDLGSRKREAKKELREMIVHEEETLFSGSDWQGSDYNEIPLDLHPRRKRQADTNYCRRTSMRVNFKDIGWDQWIVAPPEYDAFECRGVCYYPLTDDMTPSKHALIQTLVNLKNPKKANMACCVPTKLDPITVMYQENGVITIRHPYEEMKVAECGCR